A genome region from Sardina pilchardus chromosome 22, fSarPil1.1, whole genome shotgun sequence includes the following:
- the LOC134069610 gene encoding signal transducer and activator of transcription 5B-like, giving the protein MALWAQTQQLQGEALHQMQSLYGQHFPIEVRHYLAQWIEGQPWDAVDHENTQEEFKAKRLLESLIQELQKRAEHTVGEDGFLLKIKLGHYATQLQTAYDRCPLELVRCIKHILCTEERLVQAANNVNSSRGGLVDGTSQRYQQINQAFEELRVMTQDTENELRKLQHSQEYFIIQYQESLRIQAQLSNLASLPPAERVQRETTLQSKRTTLDGWLTREANTLQKFRQELAEKQQTTLALLRKQQTVILDDELIQWKRRQQLAGNGGPAEGGLDVLQSWCEKLADTIWQNRQQIRRVEHLTQQLPIPGPTEDLLKELNATITDIISALVTSTFIIEKQPPQVLKTQTKFAATVRLLVGGKLNVHMNPPQVKATIINEQQAKALLKNESTRNDSSGEILNNNCVMEYHQTTGTLSAHFRNMSLKRIKRSDRRGTESVTEEKFTILFESQFSVGGNELVFHVKTLSLPVVVIVHGSQDNNATATVLWDNAFSEAGRVPFVVPDKVLWPQLCEALNMKYKAEMQSNRGLSEENLVFLAQKGFNSTGVNAEDYRNMTMTWSQFNRESLQGRNFTFWQWFDGVMELMKKHLKAHWNDGAILGFVNKQQAQDMLLSKPNGTFLLRFSDSEIGGITIAWVAENPNKAGERMVWNLMPFTSKDFSIRSLADRISDLNHLLFLYPNQPKDEVFSRYCTPPLSKAVDGYVKPEIKQVVKVEFSSPNPEPSPGTPSFMDHAVSPTVSQQQTFSLYPPVSDSMLDADGDFDLDETMDMARQVEEFLRQPMETRWGGQQS; this is encoded by the exons ATGGCGTTGTGGGCGCAGACTCAGCAGCTGCAGGGGGAGGCTCTGCACCAGATGCAGTCACTCTACGGCCAGCACTTCCCCATCGAGGTGCGCCACTACCTGGCCCAGTGGATCGAGGGTCAGCcatg GGATGCCGTTGaccatgaaaacacacaagaGGAGTTCAAAGCCAAGCGCTTGTTGGAGAGCCTGATCCAGGAGCTGCAGAAGAGGGCAGAACACACTGTGGGAGAGGATGGCTTCCTACTCAAGATCAAACTGGGCCACTACGCAACCCAGCTGCAG ACGGCCTATGACCGCTGTCCCCTAGAGTTGGTGCGGTGCATCAAACACATCCTCTGCACGGAGGAGAGACTGGTGCAGGCTGCTAATAAT GTGAACTCTAGCAGGGGCGGGCTGGTGGACGGCACATCTCAGAGGTACCAGCAGATCAACCAGGCCTTTGAGGAACTGCGGGTGATGACTCAGGACACAGAGAACGAGCTGCGCAAGCTCCAGCACAGCCAGGAGTACTTCATCATTCAGTACCAGGAAAGCCTGCGCATACAAG ctcagtTGAGTAATCTGGCCAGCCTGCCCCCAGCGGAGcgtgtgcagagagagaccaCCCTGCAGAGCAAGCGCACCACACTGGACGGCTGGCTGACCCGCGAGGCCAACACGCTGCAGAAGTTCAGACAG GAGCTGGCTGAGAAGCAGCAGACGACGCTGGCCCTGTTGCGGAAGCAGCAGACGGTGATCCTGGACGACGAGTTGATCCAGTGGAAGAGACGTCAGCAGCTGGCTGGAAACGGCGGGCCCGCGGAGGGAGGCCTGGACGTGCTTCAGTCCTG gtgtgagaaGCTTGCTGACACAATCTGGCAGAATCGTCAGCAAATCCGGCGAGTGGAACATCTTACCCAGCAGCTACCCATCCCAGGGCCCACTGAGGACCTGCTCAAGGAGCTCAATGCCACTATCACCGACATCATATCTGCCTTAgtcaccag CACTTTCATCATAGAGAAGCAGCCTCCTCAGGTCCTGAAGACTCAGACGAAGTTTGCGGCAACAGTGCGTCTGCTGGTGGGAGGCAAACTGAACGTGCACATGAACCCGCCGCAGGTCAAGGCCACCATCATCAACGAGCAGCAGGCCAAGGCTCTGCTCAAGAACGAGAGCACCAGAAA TGACAGCAGTGGGGAAATCCTGAACAACAACTGTGTGATGGAGTATCACCAGACCACAGGCACCCTCAGTGCACACTTCAGAAACATG tctctgaaGCGCATCAAGCGGTCCGACAGGCGTGGGACCGAATCTGTGACTGAGGAGAAGTTTACCATTCTGTTTGAGTCGCAGTTCAGCGTGGGGGGAAATGAACTCGTCTTTCAtgtcaag ACTCTGTCTTTGCCTGTGGTGGTGATTGTTCATGGAAGTCAAGACAACAATGCCACAGCCACCGTGCTTTGGGACAATGCTTTCTCTGAGgcc GGAAGGGTGCCCTTCGTGGTGCCTGACAAGGTGCTTTGGCCCCAGCTGTGTGAGGCCCTTAACATGAAGTACAAAGCGGAAATGCAGAGCAACCGGGGCCTGTCGGAGGAGAACCTGGTCTTCCTGGCGCAGAAGGGCTTCAACAGCACCGGGGTCAACGCAGAAGACTACCGCAACATGACCATGACCTGGTCCCAGTTCAACCGG gAGAGTTTACAAGGCAGGAACTTCACTTTCTGGCAGTGGTTTGATGGGGTCATGGAGCTGATGAAGAAACACTTGAAGGCCCACTGGAATGATGG tgcaaTCCTTGGCTTCGTGAACAAGCAGCAGGCGCAGGACATGCTGCTGTCCAagcccaacggcaccttcctgCTGCGCTTCAGCGACTCTGAGATCGGCGGCATCACCATCGCGTGGGTGGCCGAGAACCCCAACAAAGCTG gtgagAGGATGGTGTGGAATCTGATGCCCTTCACCAGTAAAGACTTCTCCATCCGCTCCTTGGCTGACCGCATCAGTGATCTCAATCACCTGCTTTTCCTTTACCCCAACCAACCCAAAGATGAGGTCTTCTCCCGATACTGCACACCTCCTCTGT CAAAAGCAGTAGATGGCTACGTCAAACCGGAGATCAAACAAGTTGTTAAAGTGGA